A genomic window from Triticum urartu cultivar G1812 chromosome 7, Tu2.1, whole genome shotgun sequence includes:
- the LOC125524745 gene encoding uncharacterized protein LOC125524745 has protein sequence MTGVGRNRLLLICYLLLLAMLITGGGGVLAARPFSPWTLETEHEGLARPEGGPPAAGSWPTAVMDRRGRRRRLVGSRAPTCTYNECRGCRYRCSARGVPVDATDPMNSAYHYRCFCHV, from the exons ATGACTGGAGTGGGAAGAAATAGGCTGCTGTTGATCTGCTATCTCCTCCTCCTTGCTATGCTTATCACTG gtggtggtggtgttcTAGCTGCTCGTCCGTTCTCGCCTTGGACTCTCGAGACAGAACATGAG GGCTTAGCAAGACCAGAAGGAGGACCACCTGCCGCGGGGAGCTGGCCAACGGCGGTGATGGACCGGcgcgggaggaggcggcggctggTGGGGTCGAGGGCTCCGACGTGCACCTACAACGAGTGCCGGGGTTGCCGGTACAGGTGCAGCGCTCGTGGAGTCCCCGTCGACGCCACCGATCCGATGAACAGCGCCTACCACTACAGATGTTTCTGCCATGTCTAG